A region from the Fusobacterium varium genome encodes:
- a CDS encoding putative recombinase — translation MNQKGQEVKRIKEKDLENIRKYLGEINKIGFLSFINIGVNVGLRISDLAQLRFEMINSNWEVTIKEKKTRKIRTIAFNKTCQKAIKELKAYYKSIGFSTKEGYIFKSLSRYNIKYKIDSPVSVNGISQEFHKLRDMLNIEYPIGSHSLRKTWGYHVYKGTLNIALLMKAFNHSSAEQTLKYICIEEENITKIYPQFEI, via the coding sequence ATGAATCAAAAAGGACAGGAAGTTAAAAGAATAAAAGAAAAAGATTTAGAAAATATTAGAAAATATCTGGGAGAGATTAATAAAATTGGTTTTCTTAGTTTTATTAATATTGGAGTAAATGTAGGACTTAGAATTTCTGATCTAGCTCAACTTAGATTTGAAATGATTAATTCTAACTGGGAAGTTACTATAAAAGAAAAAAAAACTAGGAAGATTAGAACTATTGCTTTTAATAAGACCTGCCAAAAAGCCATTAAAGAATTAAAAGCTTATTATAAGTCTATAGGCTTCTCTACAAAAGAAGGTTATATATTTAAAAGCCTTTCACGTTATAATATCAAATATAAAATTGATAGCCCTGTTAGTGTGAATGGAATAAGTCAAGAGTTTCATAAATTAAGAGATATGTTGAATATAGAATATCCTATTGGATCACATTCTCTTAGAAAAACATGGGGATACCATGTATACAAAGGAACTTTAAATATTGCTCTTTTGATGAAAGCTTTTAATCACTCATCAGCAGAACAAACATTAAAGTATATTTGTATTGAAGAAGAAAATATTACTAAAATTTATCCCCAATTTGAAATTTAA